DNA from Synechococcus sp. CBW1108:
CCTTCAACGGCACCAGTCTCTACAGCAACGGCGCCACCGTGATCCTGCCGGTTGCCAGCAACGACACGACCGTGCTGCTGCAGGCGGCCCTGCCCTTGGTGCAGCAGCTGTTCCGGCCCCATAAACCGCTGCAGAAAGCCGGCGTGCTGATGCAGGAGCTGCAGGATGAAGCGACCCTGCAACACCACCTGCTGGTGCCGTTGCCGCCAGAGCAGCAGCGGCGGCGCGCGGCCCTGATGGCCACCATCGACCGCCTCAATCGGCATTACGGCAGCGGCACGATCCAATGGGCCGCTGCCGGCCTGCACACCCCCTGGCAAATGCGGCGTTCCCAGCTGTCGGGGGCCGCCACCACGCGGCTGGAGGCCATCCCGGTGGTCCATGCCTGAGCGACCTGCAGGGTGAAAAGTCCAAAATGGGGGCTCAGGCGAGCTCATGCAGCGCCGCCTCGATCATGACGGCAGTCACCGTAATGGTTTCCAGTTCGTCGGCATTGTCGAGATAGGCCTCAAAGGAGGCGTAACGCCGCATGCAGGGCTGGGCTTGGGCGTCAGCACAGGCAGCGGCCCAGCTGCCCTCCTCCGGCTTAACGGAGAGATAGGCGGTGAGGGCTTCATCGAGATCGCTGCCATCGCCGATGGCTTCGCCGTGCCAGAACACTTCGAAAAACCCCATGGCCCCAGGCGTCAGCAGAGCAGCAAGGCCAGCGTATCGGGGCTGGCCAGGGGCCCCAGGGGCTCTCAAGGGGGGAGTAGGAACGGGAGAGGCGTGGATGTGCCATGGGATCTAAAGCCCAACCCGCAGGTAAGACCTGGTGGGAGCAGCAGCGCACCGGACTGTCGCGATTGATAGCGGTGCTGGCCTTTCTGGTGGTGGCACTGACCGAGAGCCGCTGGGAGCTCCATCAGGAGCCCGTTGCCATATTTTTCTTCAGCCTCGGTCTGGCCCTGGCTGCCGTCGGAGCCGCAGGCAGGATCTGGTGCTCCTTCTTCATCTCGGGCCGCAAGGACGGTCAGCTGGTGAGCGAAGGCCCATACTCGATCAGCCGCAATCCCCTCTACGTGTTCAGCTGCATCGGCCTGCTGGGGGTGGGACTCACCACCGAAACGCTCACCTACCCGCTGCTGTTTCTGGCGATTTTCGGGCTCTATTACCCGGGGATCATGGGCAGGGAAGAGCGTCGGCTCGAGGAGCTGTTTGGTGAGGCCTACCGGCAATACCGGCAAAGGGTGCCGCGGTTCTGGCCGCGGCTGGAGCTCTACAGCGAGCCGACCAGCTGGAGCAGCAATCCACGCCTATTTAGGCGCCATATCATGAGCGACATCTGGTTTATCTGGATTGCAGCGATCATTGAGCTGATGGAGGGTTTCCGCAGTGCGGGCATGCTGCCCCACCTGCTGGAGCTCTGGTGAGCTCACCACCAGCCACCCCCAAAAGGCCCGCCGAAACCATCACCGAAGCCGTCATCAAAGCCCGGTTCCACGTTCCAGGTGGGCTCGGGGCCACCTGCCTTGGGGGGCTTGGGTGGCCCGGCCAGGGTTTCCTCGCTGATGCCTGGAATCGGCACTGAGGCGCAGGAACACTGACACAGGCCATCGGGACCGATCAGCCCCAGGCTCGGCTGGGCGCAACTGCAGGGGCAGGTCTGGGCCTGAAGCTGGGTCTGGCTCTGGGCGAGGGCCGGTTGGGGGAGCGGCAACAGGCAACCCACCAGGCTCAGCAAGCTGAACCAGGAGAGGCTGCCCCAGGAGAAAGTGGCGAGGCGGGACGGCAGCGGAGGCACGGACATCAGGGCAAAGCTGGGGGGAAGGGGATTGAGTAGGGGAACGACATGTTGGGCAGAACGCCGGATTAGGCCGCCGGCTGGGCCAGCACCTCCCCGTAGGCGGCCCGGCGCTGGAAATCAAGGTGCTCCAGGTGTTTGCGCTCGTTGTAATAGAGCTCCTGGAAGCGCAGGGCATCGCCATTGAGCTCGGCGAAGAGGGCCTCGATTCGCACTTCCATGTCGCTGATCGGCGCCAAACCTGAGGCGGCCGCCTGGGCCTCCTGCCGTTCCTCCTCCAGCAGGCGGGAGATGCAGCGCTCGAGGGTTTCGAGCCGCTGGCTGCTCCAGGCATCGAGCAGATGGCGACACCGCTTGAGGCTCTTCTGCCGTTCCAGGGCAGCAGCGGCGCCGCGCAGTTGCAGCAGGGGCTGGCCCAGGGCCATGCGCTGCAGTTCATTGGGCTCCAGCAGCGGGGTCAGCCGACCAAGCAGGGCGCTCTGCTCCACCACCAGCTGATCGGCCAACAGCCGGGGCAGGTCCAGATCCCCCAGGTCGAGGCCGGGATCCTTGCCCCGGTTGATCGCCTCGAGGCGGCCGGCGCCGAGGTTGTCCTCCTCCAGGGAGCTGATCGCAGCCCAGAGCAGGCGGTGGGGTTGGAGGGCAAAGTCGTCGAGTTCCCGCTGGCGCAGTTCCACCCGGATGGCGGAGCGGTGACTGGGGCAATGCAGATA
Protein-coding regions in this window:
- a CDS encoding isoprenylcysteine carboxylmethyltransferase family protein codes for the protein MGSKAQPAGKTWWEQQRTGLSRLIAVLAFLVVALTESRWELHQEPVAIFFFSLGLALAAVGAAGRIWCSFFISGRKDGQLVSEGPYSISRNPLYVFSCIGLLGVGLTTETLTYPLLFLAIFGLYYPGIMGREERRLEELFGEAYRQYRQRVPRFWPRLELYSEPTSWSSNPRLFRRHIMSDIWFIWIAAIIELMEGFRSAGMLPHLLELW